Proteins from one Bacteroides zhangwenhongii genomic window:
- a CDS encoding DUF3987 domain-containing protein, translating into MDTLELCNKINMEAESLADSGFPLEVFPQKMQSIIIDMVVHGNFKVDYVAMSMLSAASAALGNTYRIHVKQDWDTNAALYIILVGRPGMGKTPPLQLAYKPIREYERKLFDKFCYELDLYEAACATKESGSKEMKKPILKRVTLDDFTLEALVLEHYNNLRGIAINYDEILGLLANTDRYGKNPMLERLLSIWSGCHLENTRVKNDRPQRVEEPCVNIIGTTQTKRMKELMASKFMDTGFLDRILVVYPKSKKVPHWQDEEDGHVRQSEASRKWADIIGKIFGLDYARCNDTNECCPNILYMDKDAHSLFFGWWNRNVDAINAIEDDEDVETRVMKHNTHVARIALLLQALRYACGESHLQSIDVDSIKGALQLNEYCENCYQRCRAFVAEDTCDSMSKELLYLLEDSFDTKTAIKTGMENLRVTDRTVMNYIKDLMKSGLITKAKKGFYEKVKFET; encoded by the coding sequence ATGGATACGCTTGAACTCTGTAACAAAATCAACATGGAAGCCGAGTCTTTAGCGGACTCAGGCTTCCCTCTTGAGGTATTTCCACAAAAAATGCAGTCCATCATCATAGACATGGTGGTGCACGGCAATTTCAAGGTGGATTATGTCGCCATGTCCATGCTGTCGGCAGCATCAGCGGCTCTTGGCAATACCTATCGTATTCACGTTAAGCAGGATTGGGACACGAATGCCGCCCTTTATATCATATTGGTTGGCAGACCTGGCATGGGCAAAACTCCACCATTACAGCTTGCATACAAGCCAATTCGGGAGTATGAACGAAAGCTGTTTGACAAGTTTTGCTATGAACTTGACCTATATGAGGCAGCATGTGCAACAAAGGAAAGCGGAAGCAAGGAAATGAAGAAGCCTATTCTGAAAAGGGTCACATTGGATGACTTTACATTGGAGGCTCTGGTATTGGAGCATTACAACAACTTGCGTGGCATAGCCATCAACTATGATGAAATTCTCGGACTGCTTGCCAATACAGACAGGTATGGGAAAAATCCCATGCTTGAACGCCTACTTTCCATCTGGAGCGGATGCCACTTGGAGAACACACGTGTCAAGAATGACCGCCCACAACGTGTAGAAGAGCCATGTGTCAACATCATCGGTACAACACAGACCAAACGAATGAAGGAACTGATGGCTTCCAAATTCATGGATACAGGTTTCCTTGACCGTATTCTGGTTGTATATCCCAAATCCAAGAAAGTTCCACACTGGCAGGATGAGGAAGACGGCCATGTGCGCCAGAGCGAGGCTTCAAGAAAATGGGCTGACATCATCGGGAAAATCTTTGGACTTGACTATGCAAGGTGTAATGACACAAATGAATGTTGTCCAAATATCCTTTATATGGACAAGGACGCACATTCCCTTTTCTTTGGTTGGTGGAACAGAAATGTGGATGCCATCAATGCCATAGAGGACGATGAAGATGTTGAAACGAGGGTGATGAAGCACAATACCCACGTCGCACGCATTGCCTTATTGCTCCAAGCTCTAAGATACGCCTGTGGCGAGAGCCATCTGCAAAGTATTGATGTGGATTCCATAAAAGGAGCATTACAGCTCAATGAATATTGTGAGAATTGTTATCAACGCTGCCGAGCCTTTGTTGCTGAAGACACCTGTGATTCTATGTCCAAGGAGTTGCTGTATCTGTTGGAAGACAGTTTTGACACAAAAACTGCCATTAAAACAGGAATGGAGAATCTGCGTGTTACAGACCGTACTGTGATGAACTATATAAAGGATCTTATGAAGTCTGGACTAATCACAAAGGCAAAGAAAGGATTTTACGAAAAAGTAAAGTTCGAAACATGA
- a CDS encoding helix-turn-helix domain-containing protein, which produces MTKELTFNDLPMVVAQLRDEVVGMKQMIISLQSQNKPHKANTHIPMSVEEASAYLKMPMATLYMKLGNGSIPATKPGKRYCLYQDELDKWLETNRKNPVPLTAEEENATILAGNKRKPKPLNW; this is translated from the coding sequence ATGACAAAGGAATTAACTTTCAACGACCTTCCAATGGTCGTTGCCCAGCTTCGGGACGAAGTGGTGGGCATGAAGCAGATGATCATCAGTCTGCAATCACAGAACAAGCCACACAAGGCGAACACGCACATACCTATGAGTGTGGAGGAAGCATCTGCATATCTAAAGATGCCGATGGCTACCCTCTACATGAAACTTGGCAACGGTAGCATTCCTGCCACCAAGCCGGGCAAGCGTTATTGCCTTTATCAAGATGAACTTGACAAATGGCTGGAGACAAACCGCAAGAATCCTGTACCTCTCACTGCAGAAGAAGAGAACGCTACCATTCTTGCAGGAAACAAGCGCAAACCGAAACCCTTAAACTGGTAA
- a CDS encoding site-specific integrase has translation MSNICKTVSLRTRKIKDGHMLSYYLDYYPGYRDESTMKVIRHESLGIYIYAKPKNQMEHKYNLNLTARAEAIRCRRFEAIVNERYDFFDKEKMKGDFLAYFKKLADKKNSKWQHVYMHFRTFTQGKCTFGEINVDLCNRFREYLLTAPQGLHKNRKLHINSAANYWSTFRASIHTAYRDHKIKENPNGFLERIETIPTDKEHLSQDEVIRLASTPCSAPALKRAFLFSCLTALRKSDIKKLTWEEIQPYGSDGVMYVTTRMQKTKDIVHNPISEEALELIGYSPDKRGKVFPDFKDSMTQAPLKNWLKDAGITKHISYHCSRHSFACLQLDAGTSIAVVQRYLGHKNVATTEVYAKISDAQKRASVGCITLKK, from the coding sequence ATGAGCAACATTTGCAAGACCGTATCATTGCGTACACGCAAAATCAAGGACGGACACATGCTGTCCTATTATCTTGACTATTATCCAGGCTATCGTGACGAGAGCACGATGAAAGTCATCCGCCATGAGTCGCTTGGCATCTACATCTATGCCAAGCCGAAGAACCAGATGGAACATAAGTACAACCTCAACCTTACGGCAAGAGCCGAGGCGATACGCTGCCGTCGCTTCGAGGCTATCGTCAACGAGCGTTACGATTTCTTCGACAAGGAGAAGATGAAAGGAGATTTCCTCGCCTACTTCAAGAAACTGGCAGACAAGAAGAACTCCAAGTGGCAGCACGTCTATATGCACTTTCGTACCTTCACGCAAGGCAAGTGTACCTTCGGGGAGATAAACGTGGACTTGTGCAACAGGTTTCGGGAGTATCTGCTGACAGCACCACAGGGACTGCATAAGAACAGAAAACTGCATATCAACTCCGCAGCTAACTACTGGTCAACTTTCCGTGCTTCAATACATACAGCCTATCGTGACCATAAGATAAAGGAGAATCCAAATGGTTTCTTGGAACGTATCGAGACAATCCCGACAGACAAGGAGCATCTTTCGCAAGACGAGGTTATCCGCTTGGCATCCACGCCTTGCTCTGCCCCTGCATTGAAGCGAGCCTTCCTGTTCTCTTGCCTAACGGCATTGAGAAAGAGCGACATCAAGAAACTCACTTGGGAGGAGATACAGCCATACGGCAGCGATGGTGTGATGTATGTCACCACACGAATGCAGAAGACAAAGGACATTGTGCATAACCCCATCAGTGAGGAAGCCTTGGAACTGATTGGCTATTCACCGGATAAACGAGGCAAGGTGTTCCCCGATTTCAAAGACTCCATGACACAGGCACCATTGAAGAACTGGCTGAAAGATGCAGGGATTACCAAGCATATCTCCTATCATTGCTCACGCCACAGCTTTGCCTGTCTCCAGCTCGATGCAGGAACCAGTATTGCCGTAGTGCAGCGTTATCTTGGTCACAAGAATGTGGCAACGACAGAGGTGTATGCCAAGATTTCCGATGCTCAGAAGCGTGCTTCGGTTGGCTGCATCACCTTGAAGAAGTAA
- a CDS encoding helix-turn-helix domain-containing protein: protein MRPTRKCEFCGKTFVPRSGMQKYCSEECQAEAKRLRKKRQQDLINGIEPIMNLQHQEYLTFSKAAVLMGCTRQYIYKLVANGKLKASRLSSRMAFVRKADIEKMFEGNPYKRVVPVSKSKPSKKAKTEKPTQNQEPIKGKEENEVLDYYSGEEVMSIYKVKKSWLYTSAKRNQIPMCRIAGKNYYSKRHIDEFFGTAVDLNSITEWVTADDVEDAFSMSKSALRAYTYRHKIPTKREYGRTYYSKEHLEELRKTDLMNDDSYYTTEQVQQLYGLTSANICHIVRVHHISKVKVGVKNLLLKTDVERAMAERVAKGL, encoded by the coding sequence ATGAGACCGACAAGAAAATGTGAATTTTGTGGCAAGACATTCGTGCCAAGGAGCGGTATGCAGAAATACTGTTCCGAGGAATGTCAGGCAGAGGCAAAACGTCTTAGAAAGAAAAGACAGCAGGACTTGATTAACGGTATTGAACCTATCATGAATCTGCAACATCAGGAGTATCTTACATTCTCAAAGGCAGCTGTGCTGATGGGATGCACCCGACAGTATATCTACAAACTTGTGGCTAACGGCAAGTTGAAGGCATCAAGATTGAGCAGCCGAATGGCATTCGTAAGAAAGGCTGATATAGAGAAGATGTTTGAGGGTAATCCCTACAAGCGTGTGGTTCCTGTCAGCAAGAGCAAGCCCAGTAAAAAGGCAAAAACAGAAAAGCCAACACAAAACCAGGAACCAATAAAAGGGAAAGAGGAGAATGAGGTGCTTGACTATTATTCGGGCGAGGAAGTGATGTCCATTTATAAGGTCAAGAAGTCTTGGCTCTATACATCCGCCAAGCGCAACCAGATACCGATGTGCCGTATCGCTGGCAAGAACTATTACAGCAAACGGCATATTGATGAGTTCTTCGGTACTGCCGTTGACCTCAACAGTATCACGGAATGGGTGACGGCTGATGATGTAGAGGATGCTTTCAGTATGAGCAAGTCTGCACTTAGGGCATATACATATCGACATAAGATACCCACTAAACGTGAGTACGGTCGTACCTATTACTCAAAGGAGCATCTTGAAGAACTTCGCAAGACTGACCTCATGAACGATGACAGCTATTATACCACAGAACAAGTGCAGCAGTTGTATGGTCTGACAAGTGCAAACATCTGCCATATAGTGAGAGTTCACCATATCAGTAAGGTTAAAGTTGGAGTGAAAAACCTGCTTTTGAAGACGGATGTGGAGCGAGCAATGGCAGAAAGAGTTGCAAAAGGACTGTGA